CTGAAGACGAAAGTTCTGATTGAGCAACGGGAACTGGATGCCGAAAAACAATCCTTACGCATTGCGAAGGAGAAAGAAGAAGCCAAGTTAGATCAAAAATTAGAAGTGGAATCGATGACGGCTCAACGGGAACGGGAGATTCAAGAATCGAAAGACCAAGAATTGGCGAAAATTGAACGGAATAAATTGTTGCAAAACAAGTCTGTTGAAGAAGAAAAAATTCAGCAACAGTTAGCAGTACAACAGAGTCAAATTGATGCTAATATTGCTTTGGAAGAGCGCAATAAACAGTTGAATATTGCCCAAGCTCTGCAAAAACAAGAATCTGAAGTTGCCGAAATTAATCGTCAGCAAATGGTGGAATCGTCCCAGCTTAAAGCACAGATTGAAATTGCGGCGGCGGAACGGGAATCGAAGATTGCCCAACAGGAAGCGGCGATCGCCATTGTAGAAAAAGAAAGGGAACGGTTGGCTGCCGATGCCGAACGCGCCCAAGCCGAAGCCGCCGTTATTACCGCCCAAGAAATCGAACAAGCGGAACGGGCACAACGGCTAACGGCGATCGAAGCGGAAAAAGAAGCTCAGAAACAACGGATCTCCGAACAAAACGTAGTTGAAATCGATGTTTTCCGTCGTCGCAGACAAGCCGAAATTGCCCGCCAAGCCGCAGAACTCGAAGCTGAATCAATCCGTACCCTAGCCCAAGCCAACCGGGATAGGGCGTTAGCTGAAGCCCAAGGAGAACAAGCCTTAATTGAAGCCAGAAATGCCCTCTCCGATGCCAAACTCTCCGCCCAACTGATCTCGGAAATCTGGCCCGCTCTAGCGCCCCATATTCCTGAAATTGTCAAAGGACTCACGCCCCAACCCGGTATCTTGGGCGATACCCGCATCTATTCTTTCCCGGGAGCCAATGGCAACAACGGCAACGGCATGGGCGATATCAACAAGCTCCTGATGTCCACCAGTGGCTTATCCTTAGTCAATGCCCTAATGGACGAGGGAAAATTGGGGGCACTGCTCCAACAAATTA
The sequence above is drawn from the Roseofilum reptotaenium CS-1145 genome and encodes:
- a CDS encoding flotillin family protein, which translates into the protein MKLTIIEQPSQPILAQAPLAQMGSAGMLLAGGSLGFVFFLILGIIAYTSVYKITPNNEAFVRTGGVFIKQKRVFLNGGCIVIPGFHEITRVPLREISIDVERTGNLAVRTQDYLRANMRVTFYVCVSADKQDVLTVAARLSKQGNISATDIKEALEKRADDAIRAAAKKKSLAEIDSDKLGFADEVLNLIQQDLKKVGLTLNNIAISEIEESDTYDENNFFDAQGVRLRTETIQKSIQQKREVELKTKVLIEQRELDAEKQSLRIAKEKEEAKLDQKLEVESMTAQREREIQESKDQELAKIERNKLLQNKSVEEEKIQQQLAVQQSQIDANIALEERNKQLNIAQALQKQESEVAEINRQQMVESSQLKAQIEIAAAERESKIAQQEAAIAIVEKERERLAADAERAQAEAAVITAQEIEQAERAQRLTAIEAEKEAQKQRISEQNVVEIDVFRRRRQAEIARQAAELEAESIRTLAQANRDRALAEAQGEQALIEARNALSDAKLSAQLISEIWPALAPHIPEIVKGLTPQPGILGDTRIYSFPGANGNNGNGMGDINKLLMSTSGLSLVNALMDEGKLGALLQQISQMVRNPNPPEASSQNSQPKTEVSNPAPASEKPSKAIAPPKRQPMKPPSAPDNPTAS